TCACTCGAATGTTGGAGCTGAAACCTCTGCTCAAGTATGGAAGATGTTGGAGGTATATTTTGTAACTCAAACTTCTGCAAAAATTGATTTCTATACTACTCAGTTGCAAAATTATAAGAAAGGTCATTTATCAGTTAATGAATATCTTCTTCAAATTAAAACTCTTGTTGACAAACTTGGGTCTTTTGGTCATAGAGTTTCTATCAAAGAACATGTAGCTGAAATCTTCAAAGGATTGCCTTTAATCTATGATACATTTATTATCTCTGTCAATTCTAGAAATGATCAATATTTGATTGCTGAGATAGAGACGTTGTTATTGTCTCAAGAACATCAAATGGAAAGTCATACAAGGATCTTGATTCAGTTAATTTGGCTACTAAATGTGGTTTTATACCAAAACCACAATGTGCTCCACAATTTTCTCATAATGCAGACAACAACATTCCTAATCAAGGTCATGGATTGTGGAATCCTTATGCTGTCTCCTCGAGGTCAGTAGTCTAACTCTTCTTTTCAAAGTAATAATTCTGGTCAAGTCTGTGGATCTTCCCTTCCTCCTCAAGTTGCTTCTTCAAACATGCCTATCAGATCAAATCTAGTTTGTCAACTATGTTCAAGAACTTGTCACCTTGCTGCTTTTTGTTATCAACGATTCATTTTGATTTTCCTAGAGTAGGTGCTGCAAATGTAAACAAGAAATCAATCAATGTGGCCACTGCAGACAAAGTCACAGATGAAGCCTAGTACCCAGACTCAAGAGCAACCTCTCATTGCACCCCTAATTCTGCCAATTTCTCCCTAAAACAACCATACTTTGGTCAAGAATCGGTGCACATGGGTGATGGTGATGGCTTCCCCATTCAAAACATAGGTAATACACTCTTTCACATTTCAAACTCAATCAAACCTTTGTTTCTTAATTGAATGCTACATATGCTTCATTTCacaaaaaatctaatttctgTATGTCAATTTGCTGCTAACAACAATgctttttttgtgttttatccTAA
Above is a genomic segment from Cannabis sativa cultivar Pink pepper isolate KNU-18-1 unplaced genomic scaffold, ASM2916894v1 Contig3, whole genome shotgun sequence containing:
- the LOC133033293 gene encoding uncharacterized protein LOC133033293 isoform X1 codes for the protein MLEVYFVTQTSAKIDFYTTQLQNYKKGHLSVNEYLLQIKTLVDKLGSFGHRVSIKEHVAEIFKGLPLIYDTFIISVNSRNDQYLIAEIETLLLSQEHQMESHTRILIQLIWLLNVVLYQNHNVLHNFLIMQTTTFLIKVMDCGILMLSPRGAANVNKKSINVATADKVTDEA
- the LOC133033293 gene encoding uncharacterized protein LOC133033293 isoform X2, translating into MLEVYFVTQTSAKIDFYTTQLQNYKKGHLSVNEYLLQIKTLVDKLGSFGHRVSIKEHVAEIFKGLPLIYDTFIISVNSRNDQYLIAEIETLLLSQEHQMESHTRILIQLIWLLNVVLYQNHNVLHNFLIMQTTTFLIKVMDCGILMLSPRE